A single genomic interval of Mucilaginibacter boryungensis harbors:
- a CDS encoding amidohydrolase family protein: MNKVLLVISFIVLSIATQAQNKWSVETSSGPSKKVTFNLDEGTWMDLDVSPNGQNIVFDLLGDIYTMPIKGGKATLLAGGRAYEVQPRYSPDGKQISFTSDRDGGDNIWLMNADGSNKHAITKETFRLLNNASWSPDGQYLVARKHFTGTRSLGAGEMWLYNKNGGEGIQLTKRKNDQQDAGEPIISPDNKYVYWSEDVTPGPSFQYNKDPNQGIYAIKRLNRTTGDIETISGGPGGACRPQISPDGKLMAFVKRVRLKSVMYLQNLQTGEEWPVYDELSHDQQETWAIFGVYPNFSWTPDSKNIVFYAQGKIWNLDVQTLNATNIPFEVTSTQTITDALHFQQRVFQDEFTVKMIRQATTSPDGKMIAFNAAGYIYTKVLPNGKPERITSTNDFEFEPEFSPDGKLLAYVDWSDELKGSINLVDLATKQVTRLTTEKGFYYSPKFNNKGDKIIYRKGEGNEQLGYAYGKNPGIYIMPLTTGIATIGGASQLTAGTPQMIINNGIRPQFSADDTHIYYQSSEGDKKAFKIMDISGANQRTLYTSQYATQFAPSPDGKWMAFTELFNCYLTPMVSTGAAQNLSASNKAIPLSKLTRDAGTYLHWSKDSQRMMWTLGPKYFVRDIRNAFPFADGSADKTSVADTAGIDIGLKLLSDVPDGKIAFINARIITMRGDEVIEKGTIVIDHNKIATIGKDITPPADAKVFDIAGKTIMPGIIDVHAHLHTSPDGVSPQQDWSYYANLAYGVTTSHDPSSNTEMVFSQSEMLKAGRMVGPRVYSTGTILYGADGDFKTVINSLDDARSSLRRMKAVGAFSVKSYNQPRREQRQQIIEAARELQMEVVPEGGSTFFTNMNMILDGHTGIEHNIPVWPVYKDVTSLWNASKSGYTPTLIVSYGTQFGENYWYDRTNVWKNDHLQSFFPTGILDARSRRRTTSEYGDYGHIEVSKYVKKIADGGTKVNLGAHGQIQGMGAHWELWMLAQGGMTPLQAIRCATINGAGYLGMDKEIGSLEVGKLADLIVMNENPLDDIRNSEKIKYVMVNGRLYDADSMNEIGNREKPRLRFWWQMTHGDMSALPVNNSETWQYTVQDGDN, from the coding sequence ATGAATAAAGTATTGCTCGTTATTTCTTTCATTGTTCTATCAATCGCCACTCAGGCCCAAAACAAATGGAGTGTTGAAACCTCATCTGGCCCATCAAAAAAAGTAACTTTTAATTTAGATGAAGGCACCTGGATGGACCTGGATGTTAGCCCCAACGGGCAAAACATTGTGTTCGATCTGCTGGGCGATATTTATACCATGCCCATTAAAGGCGGCAAGGCTACCTTGCTGGCTGGCGGCCGGGCTTATGAAGTGCAGCCACGTTACAGTCCTGATGGAAAACAGATCAGCTTTACCAGCGACAGGGATGGCGGCGATAACATTTGGCTAATGAACGCCGATGGTAGCAATAAACATGCTATCACCAAAGAAACCTTCCGTTTATTAAACAATGCGTCATGGTCGCCGGATGGGCAATATTTGGTAGCACGCAAGCATTTCACGGGGACACGGTCGTTAGGTGCGGGTGAAATGTGGCTTTACAATAAAAACGGCGGCGAGGGTATCCAGCTTACCAAACGCAAAAACGATCAGCAAGACGCCGGCGAACCTATCATATCGCCTGATAATAAATATGTATACTGGAGCGAGGATGTTACTCCCGGCCCCAGCTTCCAATATAACAAAGACCCTAACCAGGGCATTTACGCTATTAAACGTTTAAACCGTACAACCGGTGACATTGAAACCATCAGTGGCGGACCAGGTGGCGCCTGCCGCCCGCAGATATCGCCTGATGGTAAGCTGATGGCTTTTGTAAAACGGGTAAGGTTAAAATCGGTGATGTACCTGCAAAACCTGCAAACAGGCGAGGAATGGCCGGTGTACGATGAATTATCGCACGATCAGCAGGAAACCTGGGCCATATTTGGTGTGTACCCAAACTTTAGCTGGACGCCCGATAGCAAGAACATCGTTTTTTATGCCCAGGGTAAAATATGGAACCTGGATGTTCAAACCCTGAACGCCACCAATATCCCGTTCGAGGTTACATCCACCCAGACAATTACCGATGCCCTGCACTTCCAGCAAAGGGTTTTCCAGGATGAATTTACCGTAAAGATGATTCGACAGGCCACCACATCGCCTGATGGTAAAATGATAGCTTTTAATGCCGCAGGCTATATCTATACTAAAGTGTTACCTAACGGTAAGCCCGAACGTATTACCAGCACAAATGATTTTGAATTTGAACCCGAATTTAGTCCCGACGGTAAGCTATTAGCATACGTGGATTGGAGCGACGAATTAAAGGGCTCCATTAACCTGGTTGATCTGGCTACTAAGCAAGTAACCCGCCTTACTACTGAAAAAGGCTTTTACTACTCGCCAAAATTTAATAACAAAGGCGATAAAATAATTTATCGCAAAGGCGAAGGTAACGAGCAATTGGGGTATGCTTACGGCAAAAACCCGGGCATATATATTATGCCTTTAACTACCGGTATAGCAACAATAGGTGGCGCATCACAATTAACCGCTGGTACGCCGCAAATGATCATCAACAATGGTATCCGCCCGCAATTTAGTGCTGATGATACCCATATTTATTACCAAAGCAGCGAGGGTGATAAAAAAGCATTTAAAATAATGGATATCAGTGGCGCTAATCAGCGCACACTGTATACATCCCAATATGCCACACAGTTTGCCCCAAGCCCTGACGGCAAATGGATGGCGTTTACCGAACTATTTAACTGTTACCTTACCCCAATGGTAAGCACAGGCGCGGCGCAAAACCTTTCGGCCAGCAATAAAGCCATACCGCTAAGTAAACTTACCCGCGACGCCGGTACTTATCTGCACTGGAGCAAGGACAGCCAGCGCATGATGTGGACGCTGGGGCCAAAATATTTCGTGCGTGATATTCGCAACGCCTTCCCGTTTGCAGATGGCAGCGCGGATAAAACCTCTGTTGCAGATACTGCCGGAATAGATATTGGCCTGAAACTATTGAGCGATGTACCCGATGGCAAAATAGCTTTCATTAATGCCCGCATTATTACGATGAGGGGCGACGAGGTGATTGAAAAGGGTACTATTGTGATAGATCATAACAAGATCGCAACCATTGGCAAGGATATTACCCCCCCGGCTGATGCGAAAGTATTTGATATAGCAGGCAAAACTATAATGCCGGGTATTATAGATGTACACGCGCATTTGCACACCAGCCCCGATGGTGTTTCGCCACAGCAGGATTGGAGTTACTATGCCAACCTGGCCTATGGGGTTACCACCTCACACGACCCATCCAGCAATACCGAGATGGTATTCAGCCAAAGCGAAATGCTGAAGGCTGGCCGCATGGTTGGCCCACGGGTATATTCGACAGGAACAATACTGTATGGTGCCGATGGCGATTTTAAAACTGTAATTAATAGTCTGGATGATGCCCGCAGCAGTCTGCGACGCATGAAAGCCGTAGGCGCGTTCTCGGTAAAAAGTTACAACCAGCCGCGCCGCGAACAGCGTCAGCAAATCATCGAGGCCGCGCGCGAACTGCAGATGGAAGTAGTACCGGAAGGTGGCTCAACCTTCTTCACCAACATGAATATGATACTGGACGGGCACACCGGCATTGAGCATAACATTCCCGTTTGGCCGGTGTATAAAGATGTGACCAGCCTTTGGAATGCCAGCAAAAGCGGTTATACCCCAACGCTTATTGTAAGCTACGGTACACAGTTTGGCGAGAATTACTGGTATGACAGGACCAATGTTTGGAAGAATGACCACCTGCAAAGCTTTTTCCCAACAGGAATATTAGATGCCCGTTCACGCCGCCGCACCACATCGGAATATGGCGATTATGGCCATATCGAGGTATCGAAATATGTGAAGAAGATTGCTGATGGCGGCACTAAGGTTAACCTGGGCGCACACGGACAGATACAAGGCATGGGCGCGCATTGGGAATTGTGGATGCTGGCCCAGGGGGGGATGACACCTTTACAAGCAATCCGTTGCGCTACTATTAATGGTGCGGGTTATTTGGGGATGGATAAAGAAATCGGCTCGCTGGAAGTGGGCAAGCTGGCCGATCTGATTGTAATGAATGAGAACCCACTGGACGATATCCGCAACAGCGAAAAGATAAAATACGTAATGGTAAACGGTCGTTTGTACGATGCTGACAGCATGAACGAAATAGGCAACCGAGAAAAGCCTCGCCTGCGTTTCTGGTGGCAAATGACCCACGGCGATATGTCGGCCCTGCCGGTAAACAATAGCGAAACCTGGCAGTATACCGTGCAGGATGGGGATAATTAG